The DNA region CGCCCAGGAATTCAGGCGGCGAAAGAAAGAGGGGCGCGATCGCCTTTAGCAGAAGTTGGTCTTACCAAGGTTGAAGTTAGACAACTTTCGCAACAACTCGGTTTACCTTGGTGGGATAAACCCGCTCAACCTTGCCTCAGTTCCCGCTTTCCTTATGGTGAAGAGATTACTGTAGCTAAGTTACAACGAGTTGGTAGAGCAGAAATTTTATTAAGAAAGCTAGGTTGGCAGAATTTGCGCGTGCGATCGGAAGGAGATACAGCCCGCATTGAATTACCACCAGAACAAATTAAAGAGTTTGTGTTAACTACGGATCTACAGAAAGTAGTTTCTGCATTTCAAGATTTCGGATTTCTTTACGTAACTCTGGATTTAGAAGGTTATCGTAGCGGTAAGTTAAATCAGGTTTTGAATCGGGAAGCCTTGAGCGTTAAACTATAGCATTTTCCTGGACTGTAGACACGGTTGTGCTGTTTTCACCTACCTCACTTGTCTTCGCCAACTGCATCAGTGTCTCATACCAATCTGTAATCGGCAGATCGGCAGGTGCTGTTAGCTCCTTGATATCGCGGATGGGAAAAGTGGGAATTCCATTAGGAAGAGGCTCATTGGATTTTGGGAAACTTAATCCTCCTTTGAACTGTTCTAGTTCTTTTAGTTCTTCTGGGGTTAGATCCATAAACAATTCGTCGCCTTGAATCTTTTGCACTTCCAGGCGGTTTTCCATTAGGAGTTACGCAAAAATTGCTAAAAAGCTTAATTTCTCGAACCGCCAAGACGCCAAGAGCGCCGAGAATTCGTAGAGTGTGCGTAAGTCCTATCCATGATATTCTCCTTTGTTTTTACACTAAGTGCGTAGGCACAGCCCGTCGTAGAAATCACTGATTTCTATAAGCGATCTGCATACGTTTAATTTCATTCCCCTTTGAAGAACTTATGCAAATTTACTATTTAAATTACAAATATTTATGTTAATAGGCACTATTTGGTAGCCTGTCTACGCAATTCCACAACTTATGATGATGCGATCGCTCCAAGTGTTCGCAAAGCGATCGCTCATTTCTCACGCTGAGTTAGCTTGTATTCTATCTGTTGTAGTGCCAATCGCCACACATCATAACCCTCTTGAGATAGGTGCAAACCATCTGTGGTCAACTCTGGGCGCAAATTGCCTTCCATATCCGTAAACCAGCTATAAATATTTAGATAATTAGCACCTTCTTGTTTAGAAATCTGGGTTAGTTGTGTGTTGATGTGACGAATGCGACTATTGGAAAGTTTTGCTAGGCGAGTAGGCAGAATTGATTGGACAATGATTTGAGTTTTTGGGTGAGCCTGCCGTAAGCGACGGACAATTCGGCGATAGTTACGCAAAATTGTGTCATCACTAGCGCCTTTTCGTAAGTCGTTAATCCCAGCCATGACGTAAATCACATCTGGCCGGGTTGCCGAAAATGCCCCTAATCTTTTTAAGACGCCACTGGAAGTATCTCCAGATATGCCTTGATTCAGCCATAATTTACCAGCAGGCAGTTTTTCTCTAGGAAACCACATGCTCAAAGAATCGCCAACTAAGATACTTAGATGATTTGTACCTTGACCTTGAGCGATCGCTCTAGCTTCTAAAGCTAATAAACTTTTCCAGTCATCATAAGTTAATTGACGTTTCTTGATCGACTCCCACAATGATTGCAAATTATCACTATCTATGCGCGTATA from Nostoc commune NIES-4072 includes:
- a CDS encoding SGNH/GDSL hydrolase family protein, with amino-acid sequence MRDPYLLTAGLLTVLAIPALALPHLSIILPANSRSLWDLKQSSPAIVSTKIINSVDISLPELSSQAFQPLKSLQPTAGEKNIKSLPEISSQELPAPTESSLNPSPQTTGLSLTSGNQLYYQRLAALKTGQIYTRIDSDNLQSLWESIKKRQLTYDDWKSLLALEARAIAQGQGTNHLSILVGDSLSMWFPREKLPAGKLWLNQGISGDTSSGVLKRLGAFSATRPDVIYVMAGINDLRKGASDDTILRNYRRIVRRLRQAHPKTQIIVQSILPTRLAKLSNSRIRHINTQLTQISKQEGANYLNIYSWFTDMEGNLRPELTTDGLHLSQEGYDVWRLALQQIEYKLTQREK
- the larE gene encoding ATP-dependent sacrificial sulfur transferase LarE, which translates into the protein MLTEKFEQLKALFQEMEQALIAYSGGVDSTLVAKIAYDALGDRALAVTAVSPSLLPEELEDAKIQAATIGIGHKIVQTHEMENPNYTSNPVNRCYFCKSELHDTLKPLALELGYPYVVDGVNADDLHDYRPGIQAAKERGARSPLAEVGLTKVEVRQLSQQLGLPWWDKPAQPCLSSRFPYGEEITVAKLQRVGRAEILLRKLGWQNLRVRSEGDTARIELPPEQIKEFVLTTDLQKVVSAFQDFGFLYVTLDLEGYRSGKLNQVLNREALSVKL